The proteins below come from a single Streptomyces sp. M92 genomic window:
- a CDS encoding Flp family type IVb pilin, producing MTNWLHTIAAHLQSRTARDDEGQTAVEYLGIIAVVVAIVLAITGTDIGETIYNAITDQIDELIG from the coding sequence ATGACCAACTGGCTCCACACCATCGCCGCCCACCTTCAGTCCCGCACCGCCCGCGACGACGAGGGGCAGACGGCGGTGGAGTACCTGGGGATCATCGCGGTGGTGGTGGCGATTGTGTTGGCTATTACGGGGACGGATATCGGGGAGACCATTTACAACGCCATCACGGACCAGATCGACGAACTCATCGGCTGA
- a CDS encoding pilus assembly protein TadG-related protein: MSQPHRNDVGQAFPIYITVVAGLLFLAFAYLAVGQAATNRNGAQTAADAAALAAAQETRDQLAGEWAENVGDPASWDAIFDGAVTGLDDSCWRADQLAAQNAAHIDDCTMDGPLRYSIEVTSDEPVGDSIVPGTEDDYAQASAVAVIESNCTFELPEEGAEADDALPRLTCKEQAWDLDLDDLPELPEPQDLFDVHLTD; the protein is encoded by the coding sequence ATCTCGCAGCCTCACCGTAATGACGTAGGGCAGGCCTTCCCCATCTACATCACGGTGGTGGCAGGTCTGCTCTTTCTCGCGTTCGCGTATCTCGCGGTCGGGCAAGCCGCAACAAACCGTAACGGAGCGCAAACGGCGGCTGATGCGGCGGCGCTCGCGGCGGCACAGGAAACCAGGGATCAGCTGGCTGGTGAGTGGGCGGAGAACGTTGGAGATCCGGCCTCTTGGGACGCCATCTTCGACGGAGCAGTGACCGGTCTCGATGATTCATGCTGGCGAGCGGATCAACTTGCAGCGCAGAACGCGGCACACATCGACGACTGCACGATGGACGGTCCGCTCCGCTACTCGATCGAGGTCACGTCGGACGAGCCGGTCGGGGACTCGATTGTGCCGGGTACGGAGGACGACTACGCGCAGGCGTCAGCCGTCGCGGTGATCGAGTCAAACTGCACGTTCGAGCTTCCCGAAGAGGGTGCGGAAGCTGATGATGCGCTCCCGCGGCTCACCTGCAAGGAGCAGGCCTGGGACCTGGACCTGGACGATCTTCCTGAGTTGCCAGAGCCTCAGGATCTGTTCGACGTACACCTGACCGACTGA
- a CDS encoding OmpA family protein — MTHNRLTVLVTASLFIATGIVGTTSAHAADDDPNDPPGTDPSAAAPVKVDPADPDLKLPDGATLAQAKVLDIKSVVEDQSGDERREDTNTSVTFALQAEVLFGKDSAKLGAEAKSRITGIAEEIKTQNATRIRVFGFTDNLGSSAHGDVLSKKRANAVHDILTETLNDAGITYEVRGYGEQYPIADNSTEAGRKKNRRVEVSFPRTED; from the coding sequence ATGACCCACAACCGCCTGACAGTGCTCGTCACTGCCTCCCTATTCATCGCAACGGGCATCGTGGGAACAACGTCGGCCCACGCCGCCGACGACGACCCGAACGACCCCCCAGGCACCGACCCCTCCGCAGCCGCCCCCGTAAAGGTCGACCCCGCCGACCCGGACCTCAAACTCCCCGACGGCGCCACGCTCGCGCAGGCGAAGGTGCTGGACATCAAGTCGGTCGTCGAGGACCAGAGCGGCGACGAGCGTCGCGAGGACACCAACACCAGCGTGACCTTCGCGCTACAGGCAGAGGTGCTGTTCGGCAAGGACAGCGCGAAGCTCGGCGCCGAGGCCAAGTCCCGGATCACCGGTATCGCCGAGGAGATCAAGACCCAGAACGCCACCCGCATCCGCGTCTTCGGCTTCACCGACAACCTCGGCTCCTCGGCACACGGCGACGTACTCTCCAAGAAGCGGGCCAACGCCGTACACGACATCCTCACCGAGACCCTGAACGACGCCGGCATCACCTACGAGGTCCGCGGCTACGGCGAGCAGTACCCCATCGCCGACAACTCCACCGAAGCCGGCCGCAAGAAGAACCGCAGGGTGGAAGTCTCCTTCCCGCGCACGGAGGACTGA